From the Rhizobium sp. ARZ01 genome, the window CTTATACGGGCGAAGGATCTCGTCAACGGGGCAACAATCGCGCCATGCCTTCCATCCGCTTGCGAAACGGTCGAGTATTTCAACCTACTGCTCGACAGTCACGAGGTGATCCTGGCCGAGGGCGCTCCCGCCGAGACTTTCCGGCCGGTGGCCGGAAATCATGAGGCATTCGCCAATTTCGCCGAACTCGAGCACCTCTTGCCCGATGTGGCGCGAAACACCATGGCACCTTTTGCGCCGGTCGTCGGTTTTCGCGGGCGGGACCATCTCAAGGCGCTCCTGCTGCTCGGGTTGCGGCCCTTCACACCGTCGGACGATCCGATCGCAGACGCACAGGCGCGCTTTGCTGCCCGCGCCAAAGAGTTGGCCGACTGATAGCCGATCGGCCTCCTGGATGTCGGGTGCACGTGAGAGCGAAACGCCGCCGGCCACACCGCGGCGTTTCCTATCGCAGGAACAGAACGACGTCGCCATTGCAGGACGTGCGCGCCGTCTCGCGAAAGCCGAGCCTTGTTGCGACGCGCATGGAGGCCGCATTGTCGGGATGGATGATGCAGGACATGATCTTGCCGGGAAAACGATCTTCGGCCCAGGAAATCAACGTCTTGAGGGCCTCGGTTGCATAGCCGCGGCCTTGCGCGGAGGGATCGAGCATCCAGCCTGCTTCCAACGTCCCTTCGATCGACGGCTCCATTACGCGGCGCATCTCCT encodes:
- a CDS encoding GNAT family N-acetyltransferase, producing the protein MTIPIFETERLILRPYRLEDFDRCVELSKDESVMRYITGSPATRQETWVRMMRWTGMWYHLGFGFLVIEEKETGRVIGEAGFQEMRRVMEPSIEGTLEAGWMLDPSAQGRGYATEALKTLISWAEDRFPGKIMSCIIHPDNAASMRVATRLGFRETARTSCNGDVVLFLR